Proteins encoded together in one Cicer arietinum cultivar CDC Frontier isolate Library 1 chromosome 4, Cicar.CDCFrontier_v2.0, whole genome shotgun sequence window:
- the LOC101495127 gene encoding amino acid transporter AVT6A produces the protein MTTMLERISASFTDRKRRRNAKPHHQNPVPDTKRDAVEGGFDGSSFTGAVFNLSTTIVGAGIMALPAAVKQLGLIPGLVMIILCGALTESSVVMLLRFTRASKSSTYSGVVRDAFGGIGRFILLICIIFNNMGMLIVYMVIIGDVFSGTWSKGVHYSGVLEEWFGQRWWSTRPVLLFLTTLFVFLPLASFRRVDSLRYSSALSVVLAIVFVVITAGVAIVKFIDGSIEMPHLMPQFTGQQSFWKLFTTIPILVTAYICHHNVHPIENELKDPSHMNAIVKTSLLLCSSVYIATSLFGVLLFGDKVQDDVLANFDGDLGVPYGSFLNDVVRVSYGIHLILVFPIVFFSLRLNLDGLLFPHAIPLSFDNKRFCFVTTILLAFVFVGANYVPSIWDAFQFTGATTAISVGYIFPAAIALRDTRGVATKKDKMLSLFIILLAVSCSTVALSSDLYSIYNNETTLDEDPLLS, from the exons ATGACAACAATGTTGGAAAGGATCTCAGCTTCTTTTACAGATCGAAAGCGTCGACGCAATGCCAAACCGCATCATCAAAATCCCGTTCCTGATACGAAACGCGACGCCGTAGAAGGCGGTTTTGACGGATCTTCTTTCACCGGCGCCGTATTCAACCTCTCGACGACAATTGTCGGTGCCGGCATTATGGCTCTTCCGGCTGCCGTGAAACAACTCGGGTTGATTCCCGGTTTGGTGATGATTATTCTGTGTGGTGCGTTAACAGAATCATCCGTTGTGATGCTGTTGAGATTCACACGTGCGTCGAAATCGTCAACGTATTCCGGTGTTGTTCGTGATGCGTTCGGTGGCATTGGTCGCTtcattttattgatttgtatcatctTCAACAACATGGGAATGCTAATTGTGTACATGGTCATTAtcg GTGATGTGTTCTCGGGAACGTGGTCAAAAGGAGTCCACTATTCAGGAGTTTTAGAAGAATGGTTTGGTCAACGCTGGTGGTCAACGCGCCCTGTGTTGTTGTTTCTGACAACACTTTTTGTCTTTCTGCCTCTGGCATCCTTCAGGCGTGTGG ATTCACTGAGATACTCGTCAGCATTATCAGTTGTGTTGGCTATTGTTTTTGTGGTGATAACAGCTGGTGTTGCAATTGTTAAGTTTATTGATGGAAGCATTGAGATGCCACACTTAATGCCTCAATTCACTGGCCAACAATCCTTTTGGAAGCTTTTCACTACTATCCCTATATTAGTCACTGCTTACATCTGTCATCATAACG TTCATCCTATAGAGAATGAACTAAAAGATCCTTCCCATATGAATGCAATAGTTAAGACATCACTCTTACTATGCTCATCTGTATACATAGCAACAAGCCTTTTTGGAGTTTTATTATTTGGAGACAAAGTACAAGATGATGTACTAGCCAATTTTGATGGAGATCTTGGAGTTCCTTATGGTTCATTTCTTAATGATGTAGTTAGAGTGAGCTATGGAATTCACCTTATCTTAGTCTTCCCAATTGTGTTTTTCTCACTTCGTCTCAACTTAGATGGTCTTTTGTTTCCACATGCCATTCCTCTTTCTTTTGACAACAAAAGATTCTGTTTTGTCACCACAATTCTATTggcttttgtttttgttggagCTAATTATGTTCCTAGTATTTGGGATGCCTTTCAATTCACAGGTGCTACAACTGCCATATCTGTTGGATACATTTTTCCAGCTGCTATTGCTCTTAG GGACACTCGTGGGGTTGCAACAAAAAAAGACAAGATGTTATCTTTGTTTATTATACTCTTGGCTGTCTCATGTAGCACTGTAGCCTTATCTAGTGACTTGTACAGCATCTACAATAACGAAACAACATTAGATGAAGACCCATTATTATCATGA
- the LOC101494589 gene encoding uncharacterized protein isoform X1: MGGKENAMEFQHGNENIIMNSSCPSSEMDISSVSNMGKPSSDAPNQHHHHFLSSSAWDNPLVSLSQAHTFGGSSMVSHNEFANANSTYPLVLENHQSHHLVQYMSDSNLGGMIHKVPSYGSGSFSEMVGSFSQHGSGGDHVTNTSGYSIPPQQHYNPIKDAGTQRGSINGEQSQVEDSIHEDGGTGSAPSANRRKRGLDQNSTFSPNKNAEGDGVKDSPRKISDGPKENEKKPKVEQLGKQVKENSQSGGDASKDNFIHVRARRGQATNSHSLAERVRREKISERMRLLQELVPGCNKITGKAVMLDEIINYVQSLQQQVEFLSMKLATVNPELNFDVERILSKDILQSRMGLGIGGFMPGISSSHPFPNASFQGNMAGMPSSSTQFPSLPQNVLDHDFQSFYGMGYDSNTALDNLGPNGRLKPEL; the protein is encoded by the exons ATGGGTGGTAAGGAAAATGCCATGGAGTTTCAACATGGAAATGAGAACATTATTATGAATAGTTCTTGTCCATCTTCAGAAATGGATATTAGTTCTGTGTCCAATATGGGTAAGCCTTCTTCAGATGCACCTAATCAGCATCATCATCATTTCCTTTCTTCTTCAGCTTGGGATAATCCACTTGTTTCTTTGAGTCAAGCTCATACTTTTGGAGGCTCTTCAATGGTTTCTCACAATGAATTTGCAAATGCTAATTCAACTTACCCTCTTGTTTTGGAGAATCACCAATCTCACCACCTTGTTCAATACATGTCTGACTCAAATCTTGGTGGCATGATCCACAAGGTTCCTTCATATGGAAGTGGAAGTTTCTCTGAAATGGTTGGTTCCTTTAGCCAACATGGTTCTGGTGGGGATCATGTTACTAACACATCAGGGTATTCAATtccaccacaacaacattataACCCTATCAAGGATGCTGGAACCCAAAGGGGTTCAATTAATGGTGAGCAATCTCAAGTTGAGGACTCAATTCACGAGGATGGAGGTACAGGATCTGCACCTAGTGCAAATAGAAGAAAAAGAGGACTTGATCAAAATTCTACTTTCAGTCCAAACAAG AATGCTGAGGGTGATGGGGTGAAAGATTCTCCAAGGAAGATCTCTGATGGtccaaaagaaaatgaaaagaaaccaaAAGTTGAGCAATTGGGGAAACAAGTTAAAGAGAACTCTCAGAGTGGAGGAGATGCTTCAAAAGATAATTTCATTCATGTGAGAGCTAGAAGAGGTCAAGCAACCAACAGCCACAGCCTTGCAGAAAGG GTTAGAAGAGAAAAGATTAGTGAAAGAATGAGGTTGCTTCAAGAACTTGTTCCAGGATGCAACAAG ATAACTGGCAAAGCAGTGATGCTAGATGAGATAATAAACTATGTGCAATCACTGCAACAACAGGTTGAG TTTTTGTCCATGAAACTTGCCACGGTGAACCCTGAACTGAACTTTGACGTAGAACGGATCTTATCTAAGGAT ATTCTCCAGTCACGAATGGGGCTTGGAATCGGCGGATTTATGCCTGGTATAAGCTCCTCTCATCCATTCCCAAATGCAAGTTTCCAGGGAAATATGGCTGGCATGCCTAGTTCATCAACACAATTCCCTTCTTTGCCTCAG AATGTTTTGGATCATGACTTCCAAAGCTTTTATGGAATGGGATATGATTCCAATACAGCACTTGACAATTTGGGACCCAATG GGAGGTTGAAACCAGAGTTATAG
- the LOC101494589 gene encoding uncharacterized protein isoform X2 encodes MGGKENAMEFQHGNENIIMNSSCPSSEMDISSVSNMGKPSSDAPNQHHHHFLSSSAWDNPLVSLSQAHTFGGSSMVSHNEFANANSTYPLVLENHQSHHLVQYMSDSNLGGMIHKVPSYGSGSFSEMVGSFSQHGSGGDHVTNTSGYSIPPQQHYNPIKDAGTQRGSINGEQSQVEDSIHEDGGTGSAPSANRRKRGLDQNSTFSPNKNAEGDGVKDSPRKISDGPKENEKKPKVEQLGKQVKENSQSGGDASKDNFIHVRARRGQATNSHSLAERVRREKISERMRLLQELVPGCNKITGKAVMLDEIINYVQSLQQQVEFLSMKLATVNPELNFDVERILSKDSRMGLGIGGFMPGISSSHPFPNASFQGNMAGMPSSSTQFPSLPQNVLDHDFQSFYGMGYDSNTALDNLGPNGRLKPEL; translated from the exons ATGGGTGGTAAGGAAAATGCCATGGAGTTTCAACATGGAAATGAGAACATTATTATGAATAGTTCTTGTCCATCTTCAGAAATGGATATTAGTTCTGTGTCCAATATGGGTAAGCCTTCTTCAGATGCACCTAATCAGCATCATCATCATTTCCTTTCTTCTTCAGCTTGGGATAATCCACTTGTTTCTTTGAGTCAAGCTCATACTTTTGGAGGCTCTTCAATGGTTTCTCACAATGAATTTGCAAATGCTAATTCAACTTACCCTCTTGTTTTGGAGAATCACCAATCTCACCACCTTGTTCAATACATGTCTGACTCAAATCTTGGTGGCATGATCCACAAGGTTCCTTCATATGGAAGTGGAAGTTTCTCTGAAATGGTTGGTTCCTTTAGCCAACATGGTTCTGGTGGGGATCATGTTACTAACACATCAGGGTATTCAATtccaccacaacaacattataACCCTATCAAGGATGCTGGAACCCAAAGGGGTTCAATTAATGGTGAGCAATCTCAAGTTGAGGACTCAATTCACGAGGATGGAGGTACAGGATCTGCACCTAGTGCAAATAGAAGAAAAAGAGGACTTGATCAAAATTCTACTTTCAGTCCAAACAAG AATGCTGAGGGTGATGGGGTGAAAGATTCTCCAAGGAAGATCTCTGATGGtccaaaagaaaatgaaaagaaaccaaAAGTTGAGCAATTGGGGAAACAAGTTAAAGAGAACTCTCAGAGTGGAGGAGATGCTTCAAAAGATAATTTCATTCATGTGAGAGCTAGAAGAGGTCAAGCAACCAACAGCCACAGCCTTGCAGAAAGG GTTAGAAGAGAAAAGATTAGTGAAAGAATGAGGTTGCTTCAAGAACTTGTTCCAGGATGCAACAAG ATAACTGGCAAAGCAGTGATGCTAGATGAGATAATAAACTATGTGCAATCACTGCAACAACAGGTTGAG TTTTTGTCCATGAAACTTGCCACGGTGAACCCTGAACTGAACTTTGACGTAGAACGGATCTTATCTAAGGAT TCACGAATGGGGCTTGGAATCGGCGGATTTATGCCTGGTATAAGCTCCTCTCATCCATTCCCAAATGCAAGTTTCCAGGGAAATATGGCTGGCATGCCTAGTTCATCAACACAATTCCCTTCTTTGCCTCAG AATGTTTTGGATCATGACTTCCAAAGCTTTTATGGAATGGGATATGATTCCAATACAGCACTTGACAATTTGGGACCCAATG GGAGGTTGAAACCAGAGTTATAG